One segment of Paenibacillus rhizovicinus DNA contains the following:
- a CDS encoding luciferase domain-containing protein, which translates to MTLSIKQAIETEVLSWPEVSQQPHRFGGTEYLYREQEIGHLHGEQLLDVLFPKTLRDDLVNMGNARPHHIYPDSGWVSYYLRTCEDAAGAIALLRLKYDRMTAKPD; encoded by the coding sequence ATGACATTGTCCATTAAACAGGCAATTGAAACAGAAGTGCTTTCATGGCCGGAAGTGAGTCAGCAGCCGCATCGTTTCGGCGGAACCGAATATCTATACCGGGAGCAGGAAATCGGACATTTGCACGGCGAGCAATTGCTTGACGTCCTGTTTCCGAAAACGCTGCGCGACGATCTTGTCAACATGGGGAATGCGCGGCCGCATCATATCTATCCGGATTCCGGATGGGTATCCTATTACTTGCGAACCTGCGAAGATGCGGCAGGCGCGATCGCCCTGCTTCGTCTAAAGTATGACCGTATGACCGCTAAACCCGACTGA